The following are from one region of the Natronosporangium hydrolyticum genome:
- a CDS encoding HNH endonuclease signature motif containing protein → MIESMEPASSAPPPAAAGSWPGAGSTGAAGEFPTDLETLAPGPELARLLASIDRREISERDRVRLLQARQRLISHLQAELMADLTAITWEDQPEPDGSGRYAWAETEIACALRWTSMAAGRRLAQAQEIIEKFPAVGAALSQGSIDLPRALVITELVEPLPDRALARTFVERVIDRAGQWTTGQLRARLRALLLAADPAWAQRRATAAVRGRRVEVRDNEDGSGDLWGRSLPPRDVAMVWERLSAIATAAKGAGDHRSVDQLRADAMVDLLAGEGVALGGPVGRHHGGLPVPDGDPGDPGPITHRSHHDRPPGDGLPEPGLPNPEVPDHGLPDHGLWDEIVWPAVLPEPPPEASPEWIIDSAVAAAGRPGAGTDAAAAGAGAGAGAPDWSVTPTALPGPRAGVVELQVPLTTLIGLTELPGHLRGFGPVIADIARHVAAEQRAGSWRYSLLNDLGEVVCHGPVRARPAASRRPSTSVAALVRARNPTCVAPGCRRPAQGCDLDHTVAWAQGGASTADNLGPLCRRHHRFKDHGGADLIQPTPGVFGWTTPRGLQYVTTPEPAIPDGLVPYRAGAP, encoded by the coding sequence CCCCGGCAGCGGCGGGGAGTTGGCCGGGCGCCGGCTCCACCGGTGCGGCCGGCGAGTTCCCCACCGATCTGGAGACGCTAGCGCCCGGCCCGGAGCTCGCGCGGCTACTTGCCTCGATCGATCGCCGAGAGATCAGCGAGCGCGACCGGGTGCGACTGCTGCAGGCACGGCAACGGCTAATCTCGCACCTGCAGGCCGAGCTGATGGCCGATCTGACCGCAATCACCTGGGAAGATCAACCAGAGCCCGACGGCTCGGGGAGGTACGCCTGGGCCGAGACCGAGATCGCTTGCGCCCTCCGGTGGACCTCGATGGCGGCGGGACGACGACTCGCCCAAGCGCAAGAGATCATCGAGAAGTTCCCCGCGGTGGGGGCTGCGCTTTCACAGGGCTCGATCGACCTCCCCCGAGCGTTGGTGATCACCGAGTTGGTCGAGCCGCTGCCTGACCGCGCACTCGCCCGCACGTTCGTTGAGCGCGTGATCGACCGGGCCGGCCAGTGGACCACCGGACAGCTTCGGGCGCGACTCCGGGCGTTGCTGTTGGCAGCCGACCCGGCCTGGGCGCAACGGCGGGCCACCGCAGCGGTGCGAGGCCGCCGGGTGGAGGTCCGAGACAACGAAGACGGCTCCGGAGACCTGTGGGGACGCAGCCTGCCACCGCGCGATGTGGCCATGGTGTGGGAGAGACTCAGCGCCATCGCCACCGCGGCCAAGGGCGCCGGTGATCATCGCTCGGTTGACCAGCTCCGAGCAGACGCCATGGTCGATCTGCTCGCGGGCGAAGGAGTGGCCCTCGGTGGACCGGTGGGCCGCCATCACGGCGGGTTGCCCGTCCCCGACGGCGACCCTGGCGACCCTGGACCGATCACACACCGTTCCCACCACGACCGCCCGCCGGGCGATGGGTTGCCGGAGCCCGGCTTGCCGAACCCCGAGGTGCCGGACCACGGCTTGCCGGACCACGGCTTGTGGGACGAGATTGTGTGGCCGGCGGTGCTCCCCGAACCGCCGCCCGAAGCATCACCTGAGTGGATCATCGACTCGGCGGTCGCCGCAGCAGGGCGTCCGGGCGCCGGCACCGACGCTGCCGCTGCCGGTGCCGGTGCCGGTGCCGGTGCCCCCGACTGGAGCGTCACCCCAACGGCGCTGCCGGGACCCCGGGCCGGTGTGGTGGAGTTGCAGGTCCCGCTGACCACGTTGATCGGCCTAACAGAGCTGCCCGGCCATCTGCGCGGATTCGGCCCAGTGATCGCCGACATCGCCCGGCACGTCGCCGCCGAGCAGCGAGCCGGATCGTGGCGCTACTCGCTCCTGAACGACCTTGGCGAAGTGGTGTGCCACGGCCCGGTGAGGGCCCGCCCGGCCGCCTCCCGCCGACCCAGCACCAGCGTGGCTGCCCTGGTGCGCGCCAGAAACCCCACCTGTGTCGCACCGGGCTGCCGGCGTCCCGCCCAAGGTTGCGACCTCGACCACACCGTGGCCTGGGCACAGGGCGGCGCCAGCACCGCCGACAACCTCGGACCACTGTGCCGACGGCACCACCGGTTCAAAGATCACGGCGGGGCTGACCTGATCCAGCCCACCCCGGGAGTGTTCGGCTGGACCACCCCCCGCGGGCTGCAGTATGTAACCACACCCGAACCCGCGATACCCGACGGGCTGGTCCCCTACCGGGCCGGAGCTCCCTGA